The nucleotide window TCGCATGACAATATCACCCCACTGTTCTCGCTGCCGATCGAATCCGCCCGGACCATTGCTTGCTTTCCCCACAACCCGAAGTCGTATCATTGCTCATCTGCCAAGCCAGCTCTGTCATGGATCGGATCAGCCCTCGTTGGAAGCTTCCCGATTGATGCTCCGACAAAAAAATTGCCCCGGAATGCTCCGGGGCAATTTTTGACGGTGACTTCAAGAAGCACTTTTTGATCTTGAAGAAAGTCTACTGTCTGGCGTCGTATGTACCGCCGTACGTAGCAGGAGAACCTTTTACAAATGCACCGTAGTTGACCGATTGGCGCGTGCCGGCCGGACGGTTGGCAAGTAGCGTCGCCGGTGCCGGCAGAGTCAGCGGCGTCGGTCCGGCATTGATCATATTCTGGGCAGCAGTGATCTCCCCGGCGGTTGAATTATTGTAGAGATCCTCGTACGAATCCATCAGCAGCTGGATGACATACTTGTAGTTATGCACTGCCGCCGACTTGTTGGGCACCAGCGTGATGGAGGTGGTCGGCACCCGCACTCCCGCACCATTAAGCACGTATGTGGTGGAGCTTGGGGCAGACGGGTTGGCCTTGGCGGCTATGGCCAGGTTGAAGGCGGCCTTGTAGACAGGCAAAGTCCAGGCCGTGAAGGTGTTGCTGCTGCCGTGGTTGTCGGCCGTACCGTCGGGTGAGGTCAGCGCTACATTGAAGTAATAGGGATTGACCGTATCGTCGTAGAAAACCCCTTTGACGGCCAGGAGCGCCAACAGGTAATTCTGCAGGTCCTGTATCTGCGAACCGATCGAGACGCTGGCTGGGTTGCCACTGAAGTTGGTGGTATTGCCGGTTGCTCGGCCGCCTGCCAAGAAACCCTCACCCGGCTCAAGGGAGAGGCTGGTTGCCGCGGTGATGGCCGAGTGGCAGGGGTTGCAACTGGCTCCGTTCGGCCTCCAGGTATGGCCGCCGAGATTGACCGGCTCGGTGGCATTGGCCATGTGGCAGCCGGTGCAGTTTGTATTCTGATGTGGAACGTTGGCCGTGTAGGATTTGTTTGCGTATTCGTAGGCATTGGCGCCCCACAGCATGGCGGCCGTGCCGAGATAGTGGTTGTTCTTGAAATTGCCGGTAATGGTCCTGCCGGCGGCGAGCTTGTCCTTGAAGAGGCTGAGTCCGCTCTCCCTGCCCTGATGGCAGAAGATGCAGATCGATGCATTTCCTGCGTTGGTGGGCAGCGGCTGGGTATCCAGGAACACGTTGCCGAACACAATACCCAACCCGGCGCCGGAATAGTTGGTCATCACCGCAGGAGTGCGCACGTTCTTGGTATGACCTGCGCCATCGGCATGCGGGTCGTGGCAGGTGACGCAGACAGCGGTCGACTGGTTCCATACGATCGTCGGCTCGGCTGGGCGACGGGTGGTGGGATCGGGATTCATCATGGCCGGCGACGAGATGCCGTTGTGGCATTTCAGGCAGGTACCGGGGGCGGTGGTGCCCGGCAGGAACAGGTTGAGCGGATAGCTGCTGATGGCAATCTCGTTCCAGGGCACGCCCACCTTGTCGTTATGGGCCGAGCTCGACCACTGGCTATAGGTGTTCTCCTGATGAGTGGGGGTCTTAGCGTACTTGTAGAGCCCCTTTGTGTGGCACGCTGCGCAGATCAGGGCCGTGGTATTGAAGCGTGCCGGCACAACGGTCGAGGAGGACATGACTCTGAGCGTAGGGGCATTCCAGGGACCGGCACCGGCTATCTGCGACTTGCGGAAGACCGGCACATTGATGGTCGTGGCTCCTGCTGTTGCCGGATGTCCTACTTCGTGGCCATCATGGCAGGAGGCACAGGGAACCACCGGATTCGGCAGGTCATTTCTGTTCTCATTGCCTATACTTATAATCGCGCCGCTGAACGTGTTGAAGCTGTTGATCAGATTGCCGGCGGAGTCGTACCTGAACTGCTGATTCGAGTTGTGGCATACCGAACACTGCTCGATGTGCTGATTCTTGGTGACCGGCGTTGTTGTGCCGGCAACCACTTCAGGCACACCATGGTCCGAGGCCTGGCTGGTGCCGGTGGAACCCTGGAAGAAGAACCTGTCCGGGATCTGATCGGCATTGGCATGGGCCGTGGTATTGAATGCACTGAAGTCGCTATGGCATTGCTCGCAACGCTTGTGATCAGGCACCGGATAGGGCATGGGACCTATGCCCCAGTGCAGGCTGCCGCCACCGTGACAGTCCTCGCACCCGACGATCTCCGTATTGGTGGCCTGGTTGAAATGTACCGAACTTTTCCAGGCGCTCACGATGGTCCTGCCGTCGTTCGCTCCGCGCATCGTAACATCCTGCGTAAGAGCATGACAATTGTTGGTACAGGTATCCGATCCCACCTTCTGGGCATTCTGGACTGTCGTGGACTCGGCCTCCGTGCCCTCCTTCTTGCTTGACCCGCAGCCACCGAGCAGGAATGCCATCGCAAGCAGTGGCACTACGTTTACAAGAATCTTTTTCCGCATCGATGTACCTCCTCATGGGTTTTCGAGCTGGCTGACCAGCAGTTTCTCATCCGGAGTTCCCGACGTGAAGCGAACTAGAACCTGCCGGCGTCATGGCATTGGATGCAGCTTCTGCCGTTACCTCTGTCTTTCAGGTTGCCCTTGATGGAGCCCCAATTGCGTGGATGGGGGCTGACCTTGAGGCCCGTGCGGGCGCTGTGGCACTTGATGCAGACATTGCCGTCCTCATGGCAGCTCTGGCAGGACTGCAGATTGCGGCGGGCCTCTCGGGCGTGATCGCTGGACCATTGATGGGCCGGAACGACACTGTTGGGATGGCAGGTCGGACATTGCGACGGCTGGAAGTTTGCATGGGTGGGACCGTCGGGCTTCAGCTTGATATCGCTGAACTGGTGGCTGGTTATGTTGAATTTCAGCCTGTTGCCCGGGAACCTCGCGTGGCATTCATTGCAGTATCTCTGATCGTGGCAGCGGTAGCAATTTTGCGGGTTGTCCAGCGCCTTGATCGGATGGAGGACGCGGAAATCGCTGCGGTGGGTTTTCGGTTTGTAATCACGGCCGAAGTTCAACGTCGCGGGATTTTCCCCTGATCCGCCCCCCTGGTGGCAATCGAGGCAATAGGCTTGGTCATGGCACTGGCTGCAGTTGTTGCCGGGGTTGTCGGCCAAGACCCGGTGACCTCTGAAGAAATCGGCATCGTGGTTTGGCGCTACTCCTTCATCCTTATGACAGGCGTTGCAGTCTTTGATTTCAAGGTTGGCAATATTTGCATATTCCCGGTGATTCTCTTTTCTGTAGGACCCATTCTTGGAAGCCCCCTGCTTGTCGGCTTCCTTTTCAGCGTACGACTGCTGCTGGAGATACACCAGGACGAACCCCAGAAGCATGATAAAGAAAAAAATCCTTTTCACTGGTGACCCTCCTCTAAAAATCGTAGTTGAAGACTACCCGTCCCTGCCAGTCCGACGAAAAGTTGATATTGACGTTATCCTCCACCCGGACGGTGGTGGACATCCTGTTGTTAATGCGATACTTGCCACCGAACCAGTACTTCCTGGCATAATCTTCGTTGGTCAGCGAATCCCTCTTGATGACGTCGTACTGGATGCCACCCGCCAGCTCAAGAGAGTTGACAGGATAATAGAAAATCTCCGCAGTTCCGCCGTTCAGATTGCCGCCGTAACCGTTGCGTTTGTCGTAGCTGAGATTGATGGTCAGCTTTTTGTTCGGCTTGATGCTCGTCCCGATTTCGTACACGTCAGCGCTGGCTCCCTCGCTGTATTCTTGCCGGTTATAACCCCCACTGACCGAAATGTACTCGTTGATGCTATAGTCCGCGCGGAGAACCCCTTCCTGGTAGCGGTCCACAGCGAACACCGAGTAGATGGAGGTCGTGTCGAAGGTCGGATAACTCTGGAACCACTCACCCGTCAGGATCAGATCCGCTGTGGGGTAATATTTCACTCCGGCCAGCACCTCGTTGAAGACCTCGCTGGCCAAGTCGAACCGGGCATTGGCATATAGTTTAATGTTTTTGAAGAGGTACTGCTCAAAGGTTCCGCCTATAACATCCCGGGCCACATCCCCCTCGTCCAGTTTGCGGAACCAGGACAGTTCGGCATTGGTGTTCTTGAAGCCGGCCAGATGGGCGGCAAGGCCGTAAGCATAATCCCCTTCGTGACCGCTTTCGCTGTT belongs to Geobacter sp. SVR and includes:
- a CDS encoding cytochrome C, with product MKRIFFFIMLLGFVLVYLQQQSYAEKEADKQGASKNGSYRKENHREYANIANLEIKDCNACHKDEGVAPNHDADFFRGHRVLADNPGNNCSQCHDQAYCLDCHQGGGSGENPATLNFGRDYKPKTHRSDFRVLHPIKALDNPQNCYRCHDQRYCNECHARFPGNRLKFNITSHQFSDIKLKPDGPTHANFQPSQCPTCHPNSVVPAHQWSSDHAREARRNLQSCQSCHEDGNVCIKCHSARTGLKVSPHPRNWGSIKGNLKDRGNGRSCIQCHDAGRF